From the genome of Megachile rotundata isolate GNS110a chromosome 3, iyMegRotu1, whole genome shotgun sequence:
TCAACATAAACCACCTTCATATTCGTCTTCTTCATTTTCTATATTCTTTGAAGGCGCTGCTTGCGTCTCTTCTTCTTCAACTGTATCTTTAGGTAATACTTTAGTAGTATCTTCAGATGAAGTTCTAGCAGTATTTTCAGATGGTATTTTAGCAGCAGTTTCAGCAGCTTTAATGCTCATATTCTGTAAAAtgatttgttataaatttaacaaaattttcatttaacataattatgtcttttaatgattttttatcTGTTCTACTAACAAGAGAAAATGTAAATTGATAAaggaaaaaatgttatatttacTTGAATATCACTTGTAGTTTCTTCAATTAATTTCGATGCATTAGGAGATTTGTATGACTCAGCTGCATTTGCTCGTACTCCGGGTGGAGGCATTGTATATTCTTGTTGAGGTAGAGGTAATCCTCTAGCAAGCTTAGCATATTCCACATCCATATGTTTAATAAAAGGGCTATTTAAAGCTGCTCTTGCAGCATCTGCATCCTCGTTGTCATAAGCTTGCAATAACATTTCTAAAGtattaacctaaaaataaattttagacagatattaaattttcagtcaagcatttttaatttaaaacaaaagaTATATTTTATACCTCAGGAGCTTCACAATAATTTCCCCATTCCTTAAAAGCTTTCTCAGCTGCTACTTGATCACCTCGAGCTAGCTGTACTAATACTAATGCTACTGTTAATCTACCAACAGAAGGTGCATGATCTATCTGTTGATGCATTCCAATTTCTCTGCGAACTGCATCTGCTGCTTCATCatacatttgtaattttactAACAATCTTGCCACTTTACTCATATATTCTGCTGCCTGACGTGGACTGTCCTCAccctttattaaaaaatattacatataataTTGAACAACATTTTCATTAGCTATGATAGCAAAAAAATATCTCACCATAACAATATTAGCAGCACGTTTAAATAATTCTAGAGCATCTTGTGGATTAGTAGCTTCTACCATCTTTCCTGCTTTATCGAGCACAGTTGCACCTGATTCAGGTGAACCATGCGTTTGATATAAAGAACAAGCACTATGTGCCAATTTTGGTACATCTGCAAGATTTCCCATTTCTTTGCAAATCAAGAGAGCTTGCTCGATACTCCTAAAAAATTATATGTGACATTAATATACTCCATAAAAAATATAGTCTagttaaaattataaagaaCTCACTTTGCAGCATGAAACcatcttttataaaattaatgttaaagaAACAGTTACATTGTACAAAGTACTTATGgaattagtaaaatagtaaaataagtaGGAcacatatttattgtaaaaaggATACGATCTATTCTCCTTATAACAATCAGCAGCTTTCATTAAACAATCTCTGCATTGTTGATAAGACTTTGCTATTCTAAAGCAAGTTGCTGAAATGAGTAATAATAcacattatattaatataacattatggtaaattatttatttatttatttatttatttatttatttatgttgtaCCTGCAGTCGTATATTCGTCGGCCGCAACCTCGAAATCAGGTCTCCATTTTAATAGAGATGTTTTTAAGCTATAACACAGATTTGTCTTATTTAGTTTATCAGATGgatcaataaaaattaagttattTTTATACTGCCATAAATATATTCTGCCgagtttgtattaaaaaaattgacgaAATTCAAATTGATTGTTGACACGATTTTCCGTAATTTGTCATTTCACAGTACCTTTTTTCAGCTTGTCGTATATGAGCGTTTCCTTCTTcgatttttgacatttttctcaGAATGGTGCTTTCGTTTGATTTTCTTAAAGTTCGCTAATTGTTATAACGAAACTGTCACACTACGAATCAgtataatgttaataaatatgtcTTGTCAAGTCACACTGCAGATGACAAATCCTGCGTGCTATATACGAGCTAAAGTGTTAGTCCAGTTTATTGGaatatatctatatattatataaactaTACATAGTACATGACAGTTTTGAGGGCTCTGGAGTCCTACCACTTTCTTATCACTTCCAACTTTATCGATGTACAATATTAGCGGGAATATCAATTGTTACTTGAAAGAATTATTACTTTTGTATAGTTTATTGTTTAAATTCAAATACCTTACATTTCAACAATTATTGTTCCTTACGCGagaatgtaatttaataaatacaacataaaatataatataaataacagatgaaaaaatataatatgaaaaaaCCTGCTATTTtgcctaaattctaaattaacaGACTATTTTAAACAGtgaatattatacataatacacacaaaaattttttataattatactcgTGTACTATTATTCATTCCACAGTAGATCAATTTAATTCGTACAACACAGTTAACTTCAATAGGCTCCCCGCTATTTGTTATTGTTCCATCTCTATACATTTTCCATTTCGCCGGTCATATACATAGTGGACACAATATACTAAtaacaaagaaaaatttaaacTAGGAATGATCCGATTTACGGATTTaagatttcataaatttaaatatgcggaagattgagaatttgaaatatggacattcagaaatcttaaaattcttaaaattctgggatttggagatacaggaatttaaaaattttaaatctgtaTCACTAGGTATGTAGAAAGTCATCAGCCGCATGCGCGTTGATCctagttacaaaatttattcgACCAATTGGAGCTAACGTGCGCAAAACGCACAAAAATTCGTCAAACGATGAGTATGATCTCTCACAAAACACAAAGTAATCGAAATTGTGTAGATGGTGTAACGTTAGCATTTACAGAAAGAAGCAATGTTATTAATGTTTTGAAATCTCATATTAACAAGTACtacaatacatttattattcttataacaGTGTGGTGAATTCTATATATCATTCATATTGGATGTCAATTCATTGCattgttattaatttgtttTGGATGTGTGCGCAGTAAAGACGCATTGGCGGGAAATAAGAAGAAACAATTTATCAAAACTTACTGtttttactttaatttatttttaattcagtgCTATTAAGTTACTGTACGAACACGACACCGATTTTACAACAgggtaatttatttaataactctGATTTTCTATTATGTTTAcgcttttcaaatattttgaatcATAACCTTATAAGATAAAATGTagtaaataatcaagtttaatGGTTTATGGATTATACGATCAATAACATTGTTTCtgtagaataaataaataaaaatatccgaTGGCAGAGCGGCTCGAAGATCTTAATTTACCGAATGCAGTTGTGACAAGGATAATAAAAGAAGCGTTGCCAGAAGGGGTTACAATAGCCAAAGATGCCAGAACTGCAATAGCCAAAgcatcttcaatttttatactgTACTTAACATCCTCTGCAAATATAATTGCCAAGAAAGGAAATCGAAAAACCATAAGTGGCTCAGATGTTATTCATGCAATGAATGACAtagaatttgaacaatttattgACCCACTGCAAGAGTCGTTAGAAAATTTCCGTAAGgttcaaaaagaaaagaaagatgcGACATCTAAAAAGAAGCAACAGAAAAAGGATGAAGACGATGtaatagaagaagaagaaggtggAAGGGAAGTGATGGTTTTTTGAACTATATTAAATATAGAAGAATCACATATTTTACAGGATTATCAAATAAATCTAACAACTTTGTCAcattctatttattatttttaaatgaaatgtaaaatatattaatataaaaaaacagttaaagtttaaaataattttgttccatatcatcaattataattacatttgaTTCTTTAAAGAAATCTAAATTAAAAGTTCCttgtttaaaactttttatttgtgttttaacaatttttgttttaataatacacataaatgaataaaatttcaatgttttattaatgtatGCTTTTAAGATACTGCATTTAAGaagtgaatttttataaaaaaatttcctCATATAAACTATCATTTACAAAAAGCTTGCACTATCTTTAGTTTTTGCATTATTAACTCTTAACCACTGTAATACATTAAAATGTCTTAATTTGTATTGTATAAGGCTATCATATGTACAGATATGTCAGAaatgattttatataaaaattgatatttgtaGTCAAGTGTTAATAAATgcaatttacttttttattttcagatgtttaatattttcttatttgcaTTAgtgataatattttaaaaacggTTCATAATTTTacgtacaattattatacactatcttattttcttaaatattatggcattgaaaaataatagaatttaaaaCTTCATGCACCTAATTCAAAACTTACTGTTTCTTTTAGATACTTTTTTTGTCAACAAGAATTATAGTTTAATATAGAAACAAACAGAGTAGCAGTActaaacatatattataaaatttaacggatatataattaaaatacatttttataagataactgtaaatattatgttttatgaACTATCAGTTCTGTAAATGGGAatgtcaaaaatatataaatatgtgttACTCTAACTTAGTTTTTTTTGGATAAACTTTTAAATGATAAACACATATAGCTAAAATAAAGAACAGTGAAGATAATcagataaaattatacataaaaaatttaattcatgATTTAAGGCTTTataatatgaattttatgatCTATAGTACTTCTACACATTGGACAACCTGAAGAAACCATATTTGCACAACCTGAACAGCAACAAAGATGTCCACACGGTAAAAAAATTACTTCGCACTATAATGAATACAGAATCATATGATAATTATGTAACATAATTCATAgatttaaataatatgaaaattacacTTACTTGTAAATCCAAGCAAATTACACACTCGGCAGTAGTAATGCTCTGAATAGGATTTGATTCTTCATAATTAGAACTTGTACATGCTTCTTCGAGTGGTGCACAGGGTGTTACAGGTAGTTCTACTGGTGCAGAAGGTGTCCTAGACTCGTTAAGTTTCACCTCtgctaaataattttcaactgcAAGTCTTATAGCGGCACGGTCGTTTTCACAATGTATGCCGATCTATTGAAAAAATATACTTCATTTcagaataacaaatatttatcgtATATATTAAATGGACATACAGTTTTCAGTTGTTCATCAGTAACATCTGGAAGTAATGATGGTAGAGAAGCTAAAAATGGTAAACAATGGAGTGCTCCCGCAATCGCAACATGTCGCACTAATGTAGGTTCTAGCATTTCTAATAAACCCTGAGGTCTAGCTTCCATCAAAGATTGGTATTGCATCAACCAAAATTGACTGTTTCTTCTAGAATTCTTTGAACATAAATCTATATAAGTTTTATTATCATGGAAATcaagataaaatttaaatttatacatacaaTGATGCAGCGTTGTTGTTCAATATTATTGATTGTTTCTACAAGTTGATCTCTTCTGCTTTTTTGTTGTTCTAATAGATCCATCAAAATAGCACTTAAAGCGACCCTCTTTTCGGCTACTTCATTCTGTCgtacgaaataataaaatatttttataataaaacataaacttTTATGAATCATTTAGGATACATACCAACTGTTGGTTCATTTCTAGTTTTCTTTTTTCCAATTCAATGCTTGTAAGAGCAGCTAACTGTGATTGTACCAAGTTGACTTGCTGCACAATACTCCATGAACGCGCATCACTACGTTCTAATAATGCGGCAACAGCAGCTTTTTGTAAAACTTCATCTTGTTTTAATGTATCAATTAAATTTTGTCTGTTCCTCTCCTGATTTTGCACTATTTCGGCTAAATGATCATTATTTCTAACTtctctgaaatatttatatgcTTTTATGTTTATTAACATCGTACatttatatcaaatattatttgttaatattatactAACAATGTGAGCAAAGATTGCGCAGCATA
Proteins encoded in this window:
- the Chrac-14 gene encoding DNA polymerase epsilon subunit 3 Chrac-14, producing the protein MAERLEDLNLPNAVVTRIIKEALPEGVTIAKDARTAIAKASSIFILYLTSSANIIAKKGNRKTISGSDVIHAMNDIEFEQFIDPLQESLENFRKVQKEKKDATSKKKQQKKDEDDVIEEEEGGREVMVF
- the LOC100875076 gene encoding gamma-soluble NSF attachment protein, with the protein product MSKIEEGNAHIRQAEKSLKTSLLKWRPDFEVAADEYTTAATCFRIAKSYQQCRDCLMKAADCYKENRSWFHAAKSIEQALLICKEMGNLADVPKLAHSACSLYQTHGSPESGATVLDKAGKMVEATNPQDALELFKRAANIVMGEDSPRQAAEYMSKVARLLVKLQMYDEAADAVRREIGMHQQIDHAPSVGRLTVALVLVQLARGDQVAAEKAFKEWGNYCEAPEVNTLEMLLQAYDNEDADAARAALNSPFIKHMDVEYAKLARGLPLPQQEYTMPPPGVRANAAESYKSPNASKLIEETTSDIQNMSIKAAETAAKIPSENTARTSSEDTTKVLPKDTVEEEETQAAPSKNIENEEDEYEGGLC